One Streptomyces sp. RPA4-2 genomic window carries:
- a CDS encoding carbohydrate ABC transporter permease — MTTHAGTVTKATPVTAREKARTSLGSRLASGVSGGIVRVFLLLVGLFWLVPTIGLLLSSLRRPADMSASGWWKVFSEPSQLTVDSYQKLLENSDITNSLLNTVLITVPATLLVVVIGSLAGYAFAWMEFPGRDWWFLGTVGLLVVPVQVALIPIAELFGKIGIFGTIFGVILFHVGFGLPFAVFLLRNFFAEIPRELLEAARLDGAGELRLFVRVVMPLGGPAIASLGIFQFLWVWNDMLVALVFSDSGSQPITVALQTQVRQFGNNIDVLAPGAFISMVIPLAVFFAFQRQFVSGVMAGAVK; from the coding sequence ATGACCACACACGCCGGCACGGTCACCAAGGCCACGCCCGTCACCGCCCGGGAGAAGGCCAGGACCTCGCTCGGCTCCCGCCTCGCGAGCGGCGTCAGCGGCGGGATCGTACGCGTCTTCCTGCTGCTCGTCGGCCTGTTCTGGCTGGTGCCGACCATCGGGCTGCTGCTGTCCTCGCTGCGCAGGCCGGCGGACATGAGCGCGTCCGGCTGGTGGAAGGTGTTCAGCGAGCCCTCGCAGCTCACCGTGGACAGCTACCAGAAGCTCCTGGAGAACAGCGACATCACCAACTCGCTGCTGAACACGGTGCTGATCACGGTTCCGGCGACCCTCCTGGTCGTGGTGATCGGCTCGCTCGCGGGCTACGCCTTCGCCTGGATGGAGTTCCCGGGCCGCGACTGGTGGTTCCTCGGCACGGTCGGCCTGCTGGTCGTCCCCGTGCAGGTGGCGCTGATCCCGATCGCCGAACTCTTCGGGAAGATCGGCATCTTCGGAACGATCTTCGGTGTGATCCTCTTCCACGTGGGCTTCGGTCTGCCCTTCGCGGTGTTCCTGCTGCGGAACTTCTTCGCGGAGATCCCGCGGGAGCTGCTGGAGGCGGCCCGGCTGGACGGCGCGGGTGAACTGCGCCTGTTCGTACGGGTCGTGATGCCGCTCGGCGGTCCCGCGATCGCCTCGCTGGGCATCTTCCAGTTCCTGTGGGTGTGGAACGACATGCTGGTCGCGCTGGTGTTCTCCGACTCGGGCAGCCAGCCGATCACGGTCGCCCTCCAGACCCAGGTACGCCAGTTCGGCAACAACATCGATGTGCTGGCACCGGGCGCCTTCATCTCGATGGTGATCCCGCTGGCCGTGTTCTTCGCGTTCCAGCGGCAGTTCGTGTCCGGCGTGATGGCGGGCGCCGTCAAGTAG
- a CDS encoding carbohydrate ABC transporter permease, with the protein MTGTRRAVAVLFLLPCLVLLGALVVYPIGYSLVRSFLNQSGDGFAGFDNYKALFTDDGIRAALKNNVIWVVFAPTTATALGLVFAVLTERVRWGTAFKLVVFMPMAISMLAAGIIFRLVYDQDPDKGVANAVWVGVHDTFAESSAFPKAHPGRQSPLRPEKGGFVTGQAVRAGQSVALPLVGVAPDQMPGSAKKAVQAAVEPGKVTGTAWQDFTRGKGVGRLGQADPSELGYAGMKVEALKGGKVVASTKVRDNGTFTLPAQADGALLRLPASNFKEPYNGLDWLGPSLVTPAIIGSYIWMWAGFAMVLIAAGLAGLPRELLEAARVDGANEWQVFRRVTVPLLAPVLAVVAVTLMINVLKVFDLVFIIAPGSSQDDANVLALELYRKGFSEDQPGIASAIAVFLLLLVIPVMLFNIRRLRREVRR; encoded by the coding sequence GTGACCGGTACCCGTAGGGCCGTGGCAGTGCTGTTCCTGCTGCCCTGCCTCGTGCTGCTCGGCGCGCTCGTGGTCTACCCGATCGGGTACTCGCTGGTCCGCAGCTTCCTCAACCAGTCCGGTGACGGATTCGCCGGATTCGACAACTACAAGGCGCTGTTCACGGACGACGGGATTCGCGCCGCGCTCAAGAACAACGTCATCTGGGTCGTGTTCGCGCCCACCACCGCGACCGCGCTCGGTCTCGTCTTCGCGGTACTCACCGAACGGGTGCGCTGGGGCACGGCGTTCAAGCTGGTCGTCTTCATGCCGATGGCGATCTCGATGCTCGCCGCGGGGATCATCTTCCGGCTGGTGTACGACCAGGACCCGGACAAGGGGGTGGCGAACGCGGTCTGGGTCGGGGTGCACGACACCTTCGCGGAGTCGTCCGCGTTCCCGAAGGCCCACCCGGGACGGCAGTCGCCGCTCCGGCCGGAGAAGGGCGGGTTCGTCACCGGCCAGGCGGTGCGGGCGGGGCAGTCCGTCGCCCTGCCGCTCGTCGGTGTCGCTCCCGACCAGATGCCCGGCAGCGCGAAGAAGGCCGTACAGGCCGCCGTCGAGCCGGGCAAGGTCACCGGTACGGCCTGGCAGGACTTCACCCGCGGCAAGGGCGTCGGCAGGCTCGGGCAGGCCGACCCGAGTGAGCTGGGCTACGCCGGCATGAAGGTCGAGGCCCTCAAGGGCGGCAAGGTGGTCGCCTCCACGAAGGTGCGCGACAACGGCACGTTCACGCTGCCGGCCCAGGCCGACGGGGCCCTGCTCCGGCTCCCCGCGAGCAACTTCAAGGAGCCGTACAACGGCCTCGACTGGCTCGGCCCGTCCCTGGTCACCCCGGCGATCATCGGCTCGTACATCTGGATGTGGGCCGGTTTCGCGATGGTGCTGATCGCGGCGGGGCTCGCGGGTCTGCCGCGGGAACTGCTGGAGGCCGCCCGGGTCGACGGCGCGAACGAGTGGCAGGTCTTCAGAAGGGTCACGGTGCCGCTGCTCGCGCCGGTGCTCGCGGTCGTCGCCGTCACCCTGATGATCAACGTCCTCAAGGTCTTCGACCTGGTCTTCATCATCGCGCCGGGCTCCTCCCAGGACGACGCCAACGTGCTGGCCCTGGAGCTGTACCGCAAGGGCTTCTCCGAGGACCAGCCGGGCATAGCGAGCGCCATCGCGGTGTTCCTGCTGCTGCTCGTGATCCCGGTGATGCTCTTCAACATCCGACGGCTCCGGCGGGAGGTACGGCGATGA
- a CDS encoding ABC transporter substrate-binding protein yields the protein MRRSLRTDRSPTHSTHRAAQAAAAAVIVGALTLTACGGGDDKKSDDGKSPASSGDTAGSGGGVSLPKLDGASLEVAAVWTGPEQANFKKVLAEFEKRTGAKVTFVPAQDPIINFLGSKIAGGAPPDVALLPQVGAIKQAVEKKWAKPVGAEAQAQLAKNYSQGWQDLGKVDGKQYAVYYKAANKSLVWYNTKVFENAGAKEPTTWKDFLSTAQTVYDSGVTPVSVGGADGWTLTDWFENIYLSQAGPEKYDQLAQHKIKWTDPSVKDALTTLAQLWGNKNYIAGGPDGALQTEFPASVTQTFTGGDQPKAGMVFEGDFVGVNIAETKAKIGTDAKVFPFPAVGAKAPVVSGGDAAVVLKDSKAAQALVTFLASPDAATIQAKLGGYLSPNKSVANSAYPNAVQQSMAKALIAAGDDFRFDMSDQAPQSFGGTPGKGEWKDLQDFLKNPKNVAGTQAKLEADAAAAYKG from the coding sequence ATGCGCAGATCGCTTCGTACAGACAGGTCGCCCACCCACTCGACGCACAGGGCCGCACAGGCCGCCGCAGCCGCCGTCATCGTCGGCGCACTCACCCTCACCGCATGCGGCGGTGGCGACGACAAGAAGAGCGACGACGGCAAGAGCCCCGCCAGTAGCGGCGACACGGCGGGCAGCGGCGGGGGCGTCAGTCTGCCCAAGCTCGACGGCGCGAGCCTGGAGGTCGCCGCCGTGTGGACGGGGCCCGAACAGGCCAACTTCAAGAAGGTGCTGGCGGAGTTCGAGAAGCGCACCGGCGCGAAGGTCACCTTCGTCCCCGCGCAGGACCCGATCATCAACTTCCTCGGTTCGAAGATCGCCGGCGGCGCGCCGCCGGACGTCGCGCTGCTCCCCCAGGTCGGCGCCATCAAGCAGGCCGTCGAGAAGAAGTGGGCCAAGCCGGTCGGCGCCGAGGCCCAGGCCCAGCTCGCCAAGAACTACTCGCAGGGCTGGCAGGACCTCGGCAAGGTCGACGGCAAGCAGTACGCCGTGTACTACAAGGCGGCCAACAAGTCGCTGGTCTGGTACAACACGAAGGTCTTCGAGAACGCGGGGGCGAAGGAGCCCACCACCTGGAAGGACTTCCTCTCCACCGCCCAGACCGTCTACGACTCCGGGGTGACCCCTGTCTCCGTGGGAGGCGCGGACGGCTGGACCCTCACCGACTGGTTCGAGAACATCTATCTCTCCCAGGCCGGTCCGGAGAAGTACGACCAGCTCGCCCAGCACAAGATCAAGTGGACGGACCCGTCCGTGAAGGACGCCCTGACCACGCTCGCCCAGCTGTGGGGCAACAAGAACTACATCGCGGGCGGCCCGGACGGCGCGCTGCAGACGGAGTTCCCGGCCTCGGTGACGCAGACGTTCACCGGCGGCGACCAGCCGAAGGCGGGCATGGTCTTCGAGGGCGACTTCGTGGGCGTCAACATCGCGGAGACGAAGGCGAAGATCGGCACGGACGCGAAGGTGTTCCCGTTCCCGGCGGTGGGTGCCAAGGCGCCCGTGGTCAGCGGTGGTGACGCGGCCGTCGTCCTGAAGGACTCCAAGGCGGCCCAGGCACTGGTCACCTTCCTGGCCTCCCCGGACGCGGCGACCATCCAGGCGAAGCTCGGCGGCTATCTCTCCCCCAACAAGAGCGTGGCGAACTCCGCGTATCCGAACGCCGTGCAGCAGTCGATGGCGAAGGCCCTGATCGCCGCCGGCGACGACTTCCGCTTCGACATGTCCGACCAGGCCCCGCAGTCCTTCGGCGGTACGCCCGGCAAGGGCGAGTGGAAGGACCTGCAGGACTTCCTGAAGAACCCCAAGAACGTGGCGGGGACGCAGGCGAAACTGGAGGCCGACGCGGCCGCGGCGTACAAGGGCTGA
- a CDS encoding serine/threonine-protein kinase, with protein sequence MRPVGSKYLLEEPLGRGATGTVWRARQRETAGAEAAVAGQPGETVAIKVLKEELANDADVVMRFLRERSVLLRLTHPNIVRVRDLVVEGDLLALVMDLVEGPDLHHYLRENGPFSPVAAALLTAQIADALAASHADGVVHRDLKPANVLLKQDGGQMHPLLTDFGIARLADSPGLTRTHEFVGTPAYVAPESAEGRPQTSAVDIYGAGILLYELVTGRPPFSGGSALEVLHQHLSAEPRRPSTVPDPLWTVIERCLRKNPDQRPSAENLARGLRAVAEGVGVHATSAQIAAADGVGALLAPDPAPAPVPGTPGAADPTQVLPHGAPGAYDPNGATSVLPHTGAADPTAVLPHRGAADPTAVMPPVPQNQPGGGPGRPEDPHPWQSQLRAARDRNEQTQFQQYVDPDQDPLRRRPQRQVARPQQRPEQQQGQQPPPGYGYPQQGQQPQRYAPQQPQQYGQQQQQQYGQQQQQQQQQQYAQQQQQQQQSRRAQRQQPQPQRYAPAPQQPEAPAPRQSREPRQRSANRMRIPGLGCLKGCLFMIVILFVGGWLVWEFSPLQGWIGSTRSFWGELTHGYHTVSDWVGNLGSGSSGN encoded by the coding sequence GTGCGGCCGGTAGGGAGCAAGTACCTCCTTGAGGAGCCGCTGGGACGCGGCGCCACAGGCACCGTCTGGCGAGCCCGCCAGCGGGAGACCGCGGGTGCCGAGGCGGCCGTCGCCGGCCAGCCCGGCGAGACCGTGGCGATCAAGGTCCTGAAGGAGGAGCTCGCCAACGACGCGGACGTCGTGATGCGCTTCCTGCGGGAGCGGTCCGTCCTGCTGCGGCTCACCCACCCGAACATCGTGCGGGTCCGCGACCTCGTCGTCGAGGGCGATCTGCTCGCGCTCGTCATGGATCTGGTCGAGGGACCCGACCTGCACCACTACCTGCGCGAGAACGGCCCGTTCTCGCCGGTCGCCGCCGCCCTCCTCACCGCTCAGATCGCCGACGCGCTCGCCGCCAGCCACGCCGACGGTGTCGTGCACCGGGACCTGAAGCCCGCGAACGTCCTGCTCAAGCAGGACGGCGGCCAGATGCACCCGCTGCTCACCGACTTCGGCATCGCCCGGCTCGCCGACTCCCCGGGCCTGACCCGGACCCACGAGTTCGTCGGTACGCCCGCGTATGTCGCGCCCGAGTCCGCGGAGGGACGTCCGCAGACGTCCGCCGTCGACATCTACGGGGCGGGCATCCTGTTGTACGAGCTGGTCACCGGACGCCCGCCGTTCTCCGGCGGCTCCGCCCTCGAAGTGCTGCACCAGCACCTGAGCGCCGAGCCGCGCCGGCCCTCCACCGTGCCCGATCCGCTGTGGACGGTCATAGAACGCTGTCTGCGCAAGAACCCGGACCAGCGGCCCAGCGCCGAGAACCTCGCGCGCGGGCTGCGCGCCGTCGCCGAGGGCGTCGGCGTGCACGCCACCTCCGCGCAGATCGCCGCGGCGGACGGGGTGGGCGCGCTGCTCGCCCCCGACCCGGCACCGGCGCCGGTCCCCGGTACGCCGGGCGCGGCCGACCCCACCCAGGTGCTGCCGCACGGCGCTCCGGGGGCGTACGACCCGAACGGCGCGACCAGTGTCCTTCCGCACACGGGCGCCGCCGATCCCACCGCGGTCCTGCCGCACCGGGGTGCCGCCGACCCGACCGCCGTCATGCCGCCGGTGCCGCAGAACCAGCCCGGCGGAGGGCCCGGCCGGCCGGAGGACCCGCATCCCTGGCAGAGCCAGTTGCGGGCGGCCCGCGACCGCAACGAGCAGACGCAGTTCCAGCAGTACGTCGACCCGGACCAGGACCCGCTGCGCCGGCGTCCGCAGCGGCAGGTCGCACGACCGCAGCAGCGGCCCGAGCAGCAGCAGGGCCAGCAGCCGCCGCCCGGATACGGGTATCCGCAGCAGGGACAGCAGCCCCAGCGGTACGCGCCTCAGCAGCCTCAGCAGTACGGGCAGCAGCAACAGCAGCAGTACGGGCAGCAACAGCAGCAACAGCAGCAACAGCAGTACGCGCAGCAACAACAGCAGCAACAGCAGTCCCGGCGGGCGCAGCGTCAGCAGCCGCAGCCCCAGCGGTACGCTCCCGCGCCGCAGCAGCCCGAGGCGCCCGCGCCGCGGCAGTCGCGTGAGCCGCGGCAGCGCAGTGCCAACCGGATGAGGATCCCGGGGCTGGGCTGCCTCAAGGGCTGCCTGTTCATGATCGTCATCCTGTTCGTCGGCGGATGGCTGGTCTGGGAGTTCAGCCCCCTGCAGGGCTGGATCGGCTCCACCAGGTCCTTCTGGGGCGAGCTGACGCACGGGTACCACACCGTCAGCGACTGGGTCGGGAATCTCGGCTCGGGCTCGTCCGGCAACTGA
- a CDS encoding FHA domain-containing protein: protein MQIRLTVVDPLGPPSEPRGRATACDVLVTAPAGTALAAVASGLASAVGGDGSAAPSERSREPGGGPVVLYAGAERLDGQRCTLGEPPLTDGAVLSLGAPTEPGPDVDEEAAQLHVVAGPDAGGVHLLHGGRIHIGRSVEADVPLDDPDVSRLHCAVTVSPEGRVTVADLGSTNGTTLDGTRVTARPVGFPPGALLRVGESALRLAPPGGPGSVGTAPDGEGHVRVSTTAGTGARPDPASARVASVPRARTPDAPEPPRDDTRHAYGSTRWEATEDATGTRTHGRAVPPAAPSASPAAPAAPSAVPPVVPEQGGAPGIESRWPERSGPGTTSAGDLARSPAGPDQGARKGTPPRGTELPPGERKRGGLGAWARRLTGSRGEPTDTGQDPYEYGEHGEYGEHGEYGQHGENHAAESTADRGTAQMPESWPDPATLLLTALGPGSRLWERGPGHPEALTVRLGTADRATPHGSGLLPAVPVTAGLREAGALGLAGPRARLAGLARSVVAQLAALHSPDTLEIVLLSTDRSRPVEERTAEWAWLGWLPHLRPAHGQDCRLLLAYDREQATARTDELLRRLEDHLAEADGGHATHSRGAGTTGPGARPRPYDEADHIPLDTRAAGRRPSWARDQDPADRGGTAGTDPDRDFDGPYTLVVVDGDPGGADVREAVLRLAHEGPRAGIHVLCLAETAAASPASPVTKTYEAACSASPAFRECGAVALLSGDVATALRLMRVASGGPVGHGTVATVDAVSRAWAERFARALAPLRTDGAHGDRHTRVSAPLPHVARLLDELGLARATPASLMARWADAADDTESLGGRGRAVLGAGPRGPLAVDLPAEGPHLLIEGPPGSGRTELLRSIAASLAAAERPDRLGIVLVDGRDSTGGPGAAQGGEGLRVCTDLPHVTTHLTANDPVRMREFAQSLSAELKRRAELLGRLGFAEWHTHREVSGRFVGQRAVRPAPGTPSDASSGAADLDTPPSSTLRLRPAATRARAEPGPPLARLVVVVDDLDALLSPALGSPGRPAAGSVVRALEAVAREGDRLGVHLVAAASDDGRAAASEPGRSAGLRVALDPVSPGADEPAPGRGRLFTPDGRVTPFQAGRVTGRIPRTATLRPTVVALEWQRMGDPPARRPVRELGNGPTDLALLASALERAARSVAAAEVPSLL from the coding sequence ATGCAGATCCGGCTGACCGTCGTAGACCCGCTGGGCCCGCCTTCGGAGCCGCGGGGGCGTGCCACGGCCTGTGATGTGCTGGTCACCGCCCCCGCCGGGACGGCGCTGGCGGCGGTGGCGTCGGGTCTGGCCTCGGCGGTCGGCGGGGACGGGAGCGCCGCCCCGTCCGAGCGGAGCCGGGAGCCCGGCGGTGGTCCGGTCGTGCTGTACGCGGGCGCCGAGCGGCTCGACGGGCAGCGCTGCACGCTGGGCGAGCCGCCGCTGACCGACGGCGCGGTGCTGTCCCTGGGCGCCCCCACGGAACCCGGTCCGGACGTCGACGAGGAGGCGGCCCAGCTCCACGTCGTCGCGGGCCCCGACGCGGGCGGCGTCCACCTGCTGCACGGCGGGCGGATCCACATCGGCCGTTCCGTCGAGGCGGACGTCCCGCTGGACGACCCCGACGTCTCCCGTCTGCACTGCGCGGTCACGGTCTCGCCCGAGGGCCGCGTCACGGTGGCCGACCTGGGGTCGACGAACGGTACGACGCTGGACGGCACCCGCGTCACCGCCCGCCCGGTCGGCTTCCCGCCGGGCGCGCTGCTGCGCGTGGGCGAGTCCGCCCTGCGGCTGGCCCCGCCCGGCGGCCCGGGCTCCGTGGGGACGGCACCCGACGGGGAGGGACACGTCCGGGTCTCCACCACGGCCGGCACGGGCGCCCGCCCGGATCCGGCGTCCGCCCGCGTCGCGTCCGTGCCCCGGGCCCGTACCCCGGACGCCCCCGAGCCGCCCCGCGATGACACCCGTCACGCCTACGGATCGACGCGGTGGGAAGCCACCGAGGACGCCACCGGAACACGCACGCACGGCCGGGCCGTACCGCCCGCCGCCCCTTCCGCCTCGCCCGCCGCCCCGGCCGCACCCTCCGCCGTGCCCCCCGTCGTGCCGGAACAGGGCGGGGCGCCCGGGATCGAGAGCAGGTGGCCGGAGCGGTCCGGTCCCGGCACCACGTCCGCCGGGGACCTCGCCCGGTCCCCGGCCGGCCCTGATCAAGGCGCCAGGAAGGGCACTCCCCCGCGGGGCACCGAGCTGCCGCCGGGTGAGCGCAAGCGCGGCGGCCTCGGGGCCTGGGCGCGCCGCCTGACCGGAAGCCGGGGCGAGCCCACGGACACCGGACAGGACCCGTACGAGTACGGAGAGCACGGCGAGTACGGGGAACACGGTGAGTACGGGCAGCACGGCGAGAACCACGCCGCCGAGTCCACGGCGGACCGCGGCACGGCACAGATGCCGGAGAGCTGGCCCGACCCCGCGACGCTGCTGCTCACCGCGCTCGGACCGGGATCGCGGCTGTGGGAGCGCGGCCCGGGGCACCCGGAGGCCCTGACGGTACGGCTGGGGACGGCCGACCGGGCGACGCCCCACGGTTCGGGGCTGCTGCCCGCGGTGCCGGTCACGGCCGGTCTGCGGGAGGCCGGCGCGCTGGGCCTGGCGGGACCGCGGGCGCGCCTCGCGGGGCTGGCCCGCTCGGTGGTGGCACAGCTCGCGGCGCTGCACTCGCCGGACACCCTGGAGATCGTCCTGCTCAGCACGGACCGCTCCCGCCCGGTCGAGGAGCGCACCGCGGAATGGGCCTGGCTCGGCTGGCTCCCCCATCTGCGCCCGGCCCACGGCCAGGACTGCCGCCTGCTCCTCGCCTACGACCGCGAACAGGCGACCGCCCGCACGGACGAGCTGCTGCGCCGCCTCGAGGACCACCTGGCGGAAGCGGACGGCGGTCACGCCACGCACTCCCGGGGCGCCGGCACCACCGGCCCCGGCGCCCGCCCCCGGCCGTACGACGAGGCCGACCACATCCCGCTGGACACCCGGGCCGCCGGACGGCGCCCGTCCTGGGCGCGGGACCAGGACCCGGCGGACAGGGGCGGGACCGCGGGCACCGACCCGGACCGTGACTTCGACGGGCCGTACACGCTGGTCGTCGTCGACGGGGACCCCGGAGGGGCCGACGTGCGGGAGGCCGTGCTGCGGCTGGCGCACGAGGGGCCCCGCGCGGGCATCCACGTGCTCTGCCTCGCCGAGACCGCCGCGGCGTCCCCCGCGTCCCCGGTGACGAAGACGTACGAGGCGGCCTGTTCGGCGTCACCGGCGTTCCGCGAGTGCGGGGCCGTCGCGCTGCTCAGCGGGGACGTGGCCACGGCGCTGCGGCTGATGCGGGTCGCGTCCGGCGGGCCCGTCGGGCACGGCACGGTCGCCACCGTGGACGCGGTGTCCCGGGCCTGGGCCGAGCGCTTCGCCCGCGCCCTGGCGCCCCTGCGCACGGACGGCGCGCACGGCGACCGGCACACGCGCGTGTCCGCTCCGCTCCCCCACGTCGCCCGTCTGCTGGACGAACTGGGACTGGCCCGCGCCACCCCCGCCTCACTGATGGCGCGTTGGGCGGACGCGGCCGATGACACGGAGTCGCTCGGCGGGCGCGGACGGGCGGTCCTGGGCGCCGGCCCGCGGGGGCCGCTGGCGGTGGACCTCCCCGCCGAGGGCCCCCATCTGCTGATCGAGGGCCCGCCGGGCAGTGGGCGTACGGAGCTGCTCCGTTCGATCGCCGCGTCCCTGGCCGCCGCGGAGCGGCCCGACCGGCTCGGCATCGTGCTGGTGGACGGCCGGGACAGCACCGGCGGCCCCGGCGCGGCGCAGGGCGGCGAGGGGCTGCGGGTCTGTACGGACCTCCCTCACGTCACGACCCATCTCACCGCCAACGACCCCGTGCGGATGCGGGAGTTCGCTCAGTCGCTGAGCGCCGAGCTGAAGCGGCGGGCCGAGCTTCTCGGGCGGCTCGGCTTCGCGGAGTGGCACACCCACCGGGAGGTGTCGGGCCGGTTCGTCGGCCAGCGAGCGGTCCGGCCGGCCCCCGGGACGCCGTCCGACGCGTCCTCGGGTGCCGCCGATCTGGACACCCCGCCCAGTTCGACGCTGCGGCTGCGGCCGGCGGCCACACGCGCGCGTGCCGAACCCGGGCCGCCGCTCGCCCGTCTCGTTGTCGTGGTCGACGACCTGGACGCGCTGCTCTCCCCCGCGCTGGGGTCGCCGGGCCGGCCGGCCGCCGGTTCGGTCGTACGCGCCTTGGAAGCCGTGGCGCGTGAGGGCGACCGGCTCGGTGTCCATCTCGTGGCGGCCGCCTCGGACGACGGGCGGGCGGCGGCCAGTGAGCCGGGGCGTTCCGCGGGGCTCCGTGTCGCCCTGGACCCGGTGTCACCCGGGGCCGACGAACCCGCCCCCGGGCGTGGGCGGTTGTTCACGCCGGACGGCCGGGTCACGCCCTTCCAGGCCGGGCGGGTCACGGGGCGCATTCCGCGGACGGCGACGCTGCGGCCGACGGTCGTGGCCCTCGAGTGGCAGCGTATGGGGGATCCGCCGGCGCGGCGGCCCGTGCGGGAGTTGGGCAACGGGCCGACGGATCTGGCGTTGTTGGCCAGTGCGTTGGAGCGGGCGGCGAGGTCGGTGGCGGCCGCCGAGGTTCCGTCCCTCCTCTGA